The sequence below is a genomic window from Lolium perenne isolate Kyuss_39 chromosome 7, Kyuss_2.0, whole genome shotgun sequence.
TCGAGAATGACAAAGAGTGTAAGGTCTGGATGTAAAACACAAATCATTCGGCATCAGTTGTTCAATCCTACATAGGAACTCCACTTACATTGTTCGAACTGTAGAAATTCCTCACTTTGATTTGTTAGATAATTATGTAGCTATACTGGTGTGACTTATCACTAGAAAGATGGATGGATCACACCGGTAGCATAATGAAACTGAAATTGTAGTATCTAGACTGCCAGTCTATTAGTTTGTTCGTTCTTAACCCCAGAGTCCCAACCTAATGATATTTTCTGTCTAAAGAATAGGCAGTTAAGTGTGATACACATGATTTGCCTTTCAAGTAGTATGATATTCCACCCTGAAGTAGGCAGGGTTCTGATGCTCTTTCAAGATCTCCTATTGACTTGCTCCGTGCTCCTGCAGATTGTGAAACCTACTCTTGATTCATCAGCTAAACAAGGTGATGCCATTGAAACTGGAAGCATCGTCAGGTTGCAACACATGAGGACAAGGAGATGGTTGCATAGCCACTTGCATGCTTCACCGTTATCTGGTAACCTAGAGGTTAGTCTGCTACCTATTAACGGTTAATTTTGATACATTGAACAACCTGATATGCTATTTTTGCTTCAAATAATATATTTTTCATGTTGTAAGCCTCTTGAAACGGGTTTTGCTCTCTAGGAATGAATATTAGTGCATTACGTGATTCCCAGTAGCCATCATATATTCATATCTGTGATCTTATAAGACTGGAGAACACAGAAAAACATCCTGCCAAATGTTCAGTAGGATGTTTTTGGGCGAGACTGATTCATTCCGGGGAGGAGGTAAAacgggcagaggaggaggaagtgtaCGCAGTTGACCTGCTGCAGCTCTATTGTTGTGCTGATGCTTGGGATTCCTAAATCTTGCGTTAAGCCCAGGACCTGTTTATGATCTGGATGTTTGGAAAATGTCTCAGCTTTTGTAGTGTGATGCAGATAGACATTAACCATGATCAGCTTTGTTACTTTAAATGAACTTGTGAGGAAATCATGTTAACAATGCTTTGCCACGGGCAAAATTGTTTTGTTatattctatgtttcttttgcattATTTTCTTGAACTAAGTATGCCCCCCCTAAAGAATGTGAACTTCTACAGGTTAGCTGTTTTGGAGACGATGGGCAATCAGATACCGGCGACTATTGGATGTATGATTAGTTATATTTTGAGATGAGATGCATGCTAGCTATTTGGTTGCCTAATTCTAATCTATTTTAATGACTTCCTTTATGCAGGCTAGAAATTGAGGGAAAGGATAAGGTATGGAAGCGGGATCAGAAAGTAAGACTACGACATGTTGATACTGGAGGCTATCTGCACAGTCACAACAAGAAGTACAACAGGCTTGGGGGTGGGCAGCAGGAGGTGAGTTCTATAATAATTGCAACTTATGTGCACCAATTGTTTTTTGTAGATCCGATAACCTTTTTCGGGCATATATTGACCTCATTTGTCCATGTGCTTCAGTAGTGCATGTTAAGAAACTCCAGATATTTATGTTAAGAAAATTTGAATCATAGTATGCTCTGATGTTTGCCTGTCAACATCAGTTGCTTTTTCGAGAACTCTAAATTTCGGTTGCAGCCCTTGATCCTTAGATTATCAAGGAAAATCATATTTGCAGAATGGAATATTTACCATGATTTCACAAGCCAGTAGCCACAAATTGGCTAATCCTAATTATTATTGCTAGAActatttttttttttcaaaacgtTGTGGGAATGACCTTACAGCTTGTTTTGATCCTATCAATTATATTGGATTAATTTAATTGAACTCCAAATCACATTATAGGTTGATTGAAATTTAATTATACAAAACTCGAGCCACAGTTTTCCTGTTTGGCTGCCATCAGGAATCCCATGAGCCAACATATAAAAAAAGCCAAACCAAACAGACACCAACGGCCATATGCAGGTCTCTGGTGTTCAGAGACACTAGACTTCAGTTGATGCTAATATTGATTTTCTATCTTAAATGTTGTTCGACATTCAAAAAATGATCCATGTTACGCAGTCCTAGCTGCCATATGCAAAAAATAAAATTCTGTAGGTGTTCTACGTTTGAGGGTTTCATTTAGTGAATTCTCTGTTTCCTGAGTTAAAACATTATTTTTGCAGGTCTGTGGTGTCCGAGACAAGCGAGCTGAGAATATTTGGTCGACCGCAGAAGGTGTTTATCTCCCAGTCAGCGGAAGCAAGTGAAATCAAGCATTCTTGTGCGTTTTCCTGTTTTCCAGCGAGTTTAACACAGCTGACATTTGTTTTTGTATCTTCATGCTTTTAATTCTAGCAACGAACTTGACACCAGAGTGATATATTGAATATAGAAGATCTGATGCACACAAACCAAGAAATTTACAAACGAACACTAGTTTTGATTACTTTTATCTTCCATGTTTGAGCAAATTTGGGATTCAATTGGGGGTTTTGATTTTACACTAACGTATGTTTTTGGTAAGTTGAGCCTCGGAAGGCTTAAAGCATCTTGTAGTAGTGAGACAAAGAAATAAGATTTCGCTCAAGTCCAACTGATTGCCTAATGCGCGGCGGCCGTTTGCGTTGGGCTGGGGATATAAAATTGGCCTTCGAGGCACGATTGATCGGGATGACGCATTTGGCTAGGGTTGTGTAAGGGGATGGATGCTTTATACGTCGGAGCCAGCTCAAGGGATGGTCGAGCATTAAAACCAACAGAGTAAATGACAAAAAAACTATCAAAATTGTGCCATAGATGACGCGGAACTACCAAATGGGACACGATTGTCACATGACTACCATGTTTGGGGCACAGTCGCGACGCGAAGCACTGATTCAACGGATCAACCGTGTTAACCATGTTTCTGGCAGGCCTGGCCCACTGTCAGAGCGGACGTGGCGTCCAGTCGACGGACGGCCGTTAGGGCTCGCGTTAGGTGTGATGTTTTAAGCCGTTCGCTCGGTCGTCTCCTTCCTCTATCCTTTCTCTGTGTTCTGTCCTACTGCCAGCAGTCGCCGCCGACGTAGATCTCCGCCGCCGCAGGGACAGACGGCCATGGTTTCGTGGGGCGACGGCGAGGATTCCTCTTCAGAGCAGAGCTCCCTCGGCACTGATGTGAGTCCTCTCCTTTTGCTGTCATAATTTGGGGAAATTGCAGGGTTAGGAATAGGGGGAATTTCGATTGTGAGGACGATTTCAGCTGATTCATTCTTGTTTTTTCGATCTGCTAGAGTGTCAACACTACCTACGACTCTGATTTCTGCGGTTTAGCTGATGAGGGTGGCAGTACTGTGACTTGCAAGCATGGTGTTGTAGCTGCTCGATTTGTAGCATTTGATGGTTGCTGGACAGGGAGGAGGTTCTTAGGGTGTGCAGGACATGATGGAGAACCAGCTTGTGATTTTCTTCTTTGGGTAGATGGTGAGTGGCCACCTGCACTTCGGAAATCATTGGCAAAGTTGTGGGATTTGTATGGACAAGAGAAGCAAGGCAGGGTTAATGATGCTCTGGACAACATGGAGAAGAGGTTTAAGCTCAAAGATGAGATTGAGAAGATGCACATTGATCTGAGGAATGCtcaagaagagatgaagaaaatTGTGGAGGAGAAGCAGGTGATACTTGCCTTGAAGGCCCAAGCTGAGCAAGGATTGATTGATGCTAGGGCAGAGTTAGAGCAGAAGAAGGCACTGGATGCATCTAGCAGCAATATGCACAAATGCATGAGAATTAAAGCAGAGAAGGAGAGAGATCAGTTGAAAGAAGAGAAGAGAAAGCTTGAGTACATAATTGGGGATTTATTTAAGCTCAAGGAATCCACCAGGGCAAAGCTGAAGAAGATCATGGAGATGTGTGATGAGTAGCTAGCTTGTGTAGCAGTTTAATTTTATTTGAATGTTTGAATTGAATTCCCTATGGTTTGTAATGTTGAACTGAATGATGTCTGGTTTGTAATGGTGAATTAAATGATGGTTGGTTtgtaatgttgaagaatatgtgttGAATCTGTTTAAGTTGATCCCTGTTGTTGTAATGAAATCCTTTTTATCAGTTTAATAATGAGTTTAAAATATGTGTTATGTGGAGAATCTGTTATGTGATGAAAAATTTAGAGTTATTTTACATTTGGAAAGGTCTCGACATTGACGCTTCAACTTTGTCGAGACCTTTAGGGTTATTTTACATTTGGAAAGGTCTCGACATCGACGCTTCGGCATTGTCGAGACCTTTAGGGTTATTTTAAAGTTGGAAAGGTCTCGACATCGACGCTTCGACTTTGTCGAGACCTTTAGGGCTATCTTACATTTGGAAAGGTCTCGACATCGACTCTTCGGCATTGTCGAGACCTTTAGGGTTATTTTAAAGTTGGAAAGGTCTCGACATCGACGCTTCGACTTTGTCGAGACCTTTAGGGCTATTTTACATTTGGAAAGGTCTCGACATCGACTCTTTGACATTAAGCAGCAGTTTTAAACATCTCTAACAGTCTTAAACAACATAGGCATCACATGCATGGCCTTTAGGTCATAAGCATCAGATCAGGCATGGCCTTTAGTTTACAAAATGGTCTTAAACATCCAAACTGTCTAGCAGGACCAACAGTACAAAGGACCTAATTTCCTTGGAGAGGAGGTTCAGATGCATCTCTTCCTGGACCAGCATTTGCTCCTGCATAGAAATAACCAGACAAACCCCTGGCATTTCCTGGAGCAGTTCTTCCAGCATTTCCTGGAGTAGTTCTTCCAGCATTTCCTGGAACAGATGAAGAAGCATTCCTTGCGGTATACCTTGGAGCATTTGGTGGAGCTGTGCCTGGAGCAGTCcctggagcagatgaagaagTATTTCCTGGAGCATTTCCTGGACCATTTCCTGGAGCTACATTATTGGCCTGTAGATGTCATGCATAAATTATGACATTGCAATGTAGAAATAAGTATGATGTGTTGTTGACAGTGCATAAATTATTACCTTGTGATTGTTTTTCCTCATAGCTATGTCAGGCCTCAAAGGCTGTGAGCAGCTTGTGTACGTGTGCCCCTGTAAGTTGCAGTTCCTACAAGTAATTGTGGACATTCTTGATGTCTCTTTAGGTGTGGGAGGCTCAAAATTTCCCTTCCTCCTTTTTTCTGCCCTTCTGCCCTTCAAGTGATCTTTGAATGCAGGTGGCATGATGTCAACTGTATCTGTCTTACTCCAACCATGTTGTGCTGGCATTGGATTGAATACAGGCTTGTAGCTCTTCAAATACATTTCTTTTGTGAAAAAAGGAGACACAAAGTCTTCTGGACACATAGCAGCCTTATAAATGGCACTCACTGCATGGTTGCAGGGCAAGCCAGTGAGCTGCCACTTCCTACAAGAGCATGTCCTCAAAGAAATGTTGATCtcatg
It includes:
- the LOC127301648 gene encoding uncharacterized protein, which translates into the protein MVSWGDGEDSSSEQSSLGTDSVNTTYDSDFCGLADEGGSTVTCKHGVVAARFVAFDGCWTGRRFLGCAGHDGEPACDFLLWVDGEWPPALRKSLAKLWDLYGQEKQGRVNDALDNMEKRFKLKDEIEKMHIDLRNAQEEMKKIVEEKQVILALKAQAEQGLIDARAELEQKKALDASSSNMHKCMRIKAEKERDQLKEEKRKLEYIIGDLFKLKESTRAKLKKIMEMCDE
- the LOC127301649 gene encoding stromal cell-derived factor 2-like protein, with the protein product MAASLLALAVALLLGASSRVDNGAAAAPVTEEGLEITYGSTLKLMHDKTKVRLHSHDVAYGSGSGQQSVTGFPQTDDSNSYWIVKPTLDSSAKQGDAIETGSIVRLQHMRTRRWLHSHLHASPLSGNLEVSCFGDDGQSDTGDYWMLEIEGKDKVWKRDQKVRLRHVDTGGYLHSHNKKYNRLGGGQQEVCGVRDKRAENIWSTAEGVYLPVSGSK